GTTATATGTTAATATATATAAAGAAATAATTTTTTTGATTATTCAAAAAGTTTATAAAATATTATAAAATTTCTGATTGAAAATGAATTAGGGGGGGCTTTATGGATTTTAAACATTGGAATTTTAGGAAAAAACATGAAAGTAATGATATTTTACAAAAGGAAAAGAAAATTTCCAAACTGTTAAAAACAATTAAAAGTAAAAGTCAGCAGATGAGATCTTCTAAATTATCAAAAAATGCTAAAGATGAAAACAAAACAATAAAATCATTTAAAAGTGGAACAGCTAAAAAATCTTTGAAAAGCAATAATGAGAAAGGTATTTCCATTAGAAAGAAAATACCAATTCTTATGGGGACCTTAATAATTATATCCATGGTGGCGACTTCTATTTTTACTTACATAAAGTCATCAACTATCATATTTAAGCAAAGTGAAGCTGAAATGATGTCTGTTAATAAGGGAGCAATAGAAACAATTTCTGTTATGATAGAAAAGCAACAAGCACAGGTACAAGCCATAAGCAATGCGAAACAAATAATGGAAATCATGAGATTAAAGGATAAACCTGATGCAATTTCAGTGGGACAATATAAGAATGTAGTAAAAGAAAATAATGACAAGTTTTCTACATATATTTCTAATAATAAAGATGCTGAAAGAGTTTTTTTAGTTGATGTAAGTGGAAATATATTATCCGATAGTAATGGGGAAACTGTAGGAAAAAGTGTAGCAGATCAAGCTTACCATTCTATTAGCTCAAGTGGCGGACTAGTTATAAGTGAAACTATGAAATCTGAAATAACAGGAAATGCGATTATGGTGTTTACAAGTCCCGTATTATCCGAAGATAAATATGCCCAAACCTTAGGGTACGTAGCAGTAGCTGTATCCGCAGAAAGCTTTTCAAAGTATATGAAAAATGTAAGTGTATCTAATAGTAAATCCAGCTATGCTTATCTAATTGATGAAAAAGGCAAAATTATATATGATAAAAATAAAGATAAAATAGGAAAAGTTGTTGCAATTGCATCTATAAAGGATGTAGTGGACAGAGTTACAAAGGGACAAAAGGTTGCAGCTGGAACCTCCCAGTATACTTTCGAGGGAGTTAAAAATTTCTCGTCATATGGAATAATTCCAGTTACAAACTGGACGTTGGTTATTACTGGAGATATTAATGAGATTAGACAACCAGTGAGTCAAATGACATGGGGAATTTTAATAATAGCAGCGCTTATAGGTATATTTTCTATATTAATCGGTATATTTGCATCAAGAATAATAGTAAATCCATTAACGAAGGTAACACTACTCGTTGATAAAACTTCTAAATTGGATTTAAGCGAGGACAAGGATATAGAAGATTTAATTAAAACTAATGATGAAATCGGAACTATATCTAGAGCCATAGTTAATATGAGAAGGACATTAAAAGAGGTTGTACTTGATTTAATTGAGACCTCAGAAAATATAACGAGTAATGCGAATGCCGTTGAAGACCTTACAGATATATTAAAAGTAAAAGCAGAAGAAAGCTCTTTTGAAACTGAAAATTTATCAGCTGGAATGGAAGAAACAGCAGCCACAGCCCAGGAGATTTCTGCTTCTTCAGGAGAAATGAAAAATATGGTAAATACAATAGTGGAGAAGGCATCAGAAGGAATTAATATAGCCCAAAGCATTGTTAAAAAGGCAATGGGTATTACTGTTTCAACTACTGGATCTAAGAAAGAAACTGATAAGGTCTATAATGATGTTAAGAAGCAGTTAGAAGTTGCAATAGAGGGTTCAAGAGCCGTTGATGAAATACATGGTCTGGCATCCTCAATATTGCATATAACTAGCCAAACTAATTTGCTTGCACTAAATGCTGCTATCGAAGCTGCAAGAGCTGGAGACGCAGGAAGAGGTTTTGCAGTAGTAGCAGATGAGGTTAGAAAGCTGGCAGAGCAATCTGGAGCTACAGCAGCTAACATTCAAAATGTAGTTAAAGTAGTAAATACTTCTGTAAAAAATTTATCTGATAGTTCTACTAAAATGTTAGGTTTCGTGGATGATGAAATTTCTTTAAATTATGAGATTATCATGGATACAGGAAAAGAATATATTGATGATGCAGAGAATTTCAATAAATTCATGAAAGAATTTGATGAAACCGCACAACATTTAAATTCATCAATAAATGGAATTACTATAGCAATAGATCAAGTAGCAGGTACTGTTAATGAAGGCTCAGAAGGCATATTTAAAATATCGGACAAGAGCATTGATATAGTAAATAAAATGGAAGAAATAAAAAGCACTACTAGCGGAAACAAAATTAGTGCAGAAAAATTAAAAGATATAACCTCAAAATTTAAAATATAATAAAAAATAGGACTGAAAGATCATTTCAGTCCTATTTTTTCGCCTAAGGTTACAGAAGTTTCAAAACCTAATTGTGTTTGGGCGAGTATTTCCTTGCTAATTTTTACAACATCTTTTTTTAAGAATAGGATAACGGTGGAACCACCAAATTTGAAATATCCCTTTTCCTCTCCCTTTGTAACTTTAGAATCTGGAATATAATTTTGAATAATTGATCCTACGCAAGTAGCACCAACCTCCATATAAATAACATCTGAAAAATTATCTGAGTGAAATATACTCCATTCCCTTTTATTCTGACAAAATAGTTTTTTTACACTTTTTAAGGCTATTGGATTTACAGAATAATAATGACCACTAATTTTTGTTGTGTTGCCACATATGCCACTATCAATAAAATGAAACCTATGATAATCAGTGGGACATAATCTAAAAATTAAGCAAGTACCACCATTATACAAATTGTATACTTCATTATCTGCCATAAGTTCTTTAAGAGAATAAGTAAAGCCTTTTATTTGAACTAAATTATTTAGGTCAATATTTGAGTATGCGGAAAGCTTGCCGTCACAAGGTGAAATTAAAACATTATCATCACTTGGGATTATTCTGGCATCTGGATTTAATGCTCTTATAAAAAATTCGTTAAAAGAGGAATACTTCTCAGGCATCTTTTGGTATATAGACATATCAATATGAAAATCCTCAATAAAACCATCAATTTTTTTACAACTAAATCTTGTGTCACAGTAATAGCCATATAATTTTGAAAAAAGCTTTTTCTTAAGGAATAATTCAATTAGTCCTTTTCCTGCAGGAGAACTGTAAGACCAATTTAAATACTTTTCACCAGCTACCTTTTCAATTTCATATTTATTTTCTTTTCTATTGTAATATTTAATCATAAAATACCTCGTCTTTATAATTTATAGTTTTCCAGATTTTATTATAGAAATTAATAACCAAAAGCCCATAAATGCAGCAGTTACAAAACCAGTTATACCAATAATTGATATACTATATATTTTAGGGCCAATATTGGAGTTTAAAATTGTAGAGGAACCTATAATCATAGAGGAAATAATAAGTCCAAAAACTAATCTGTTTATACCCTTATTTATTTCATTTATAGGGGTACCTAAATTTTTATGCTCAAGTTGCAATTTCGCTCTTCCACTTATTAGACTATCAGATAATTCCATGATTTTCGAGGGAAGTTTAAAGGAGTCTTTTATAAATGCATAGGAACGGATAAGCAATGTATTAAGGTCTAAATTGGCTAATAGTGAAAATTTATTATTGGATTTAACGTAAGGAATAGCAATATCTATTATTTTTATATCCGGAGCAATACTGGCAATTACTCCTTCTAAAATTACAAGACCTCTTATTAGAAGTGTTAAATCACGAGGTAGCCGGATATTGTTTTGTTTTGCTATATCAAAAATTTCTGAGAGCATAACTGAAATCTGAATATTGTTTAGTGAAACTGAAAGGTAATTAACAAGAAGATAATCTAAATCCTCGTATAGTTTATTTCTATCTACATATCCTTTTTTTATTCCTATAGATAAGAGAGCTGAAATCATTTTGTTTATGTCATTAAAAGCCACCGCCGATATCATATCGTTTAGTGTGGCTTTTATAGAATTTGAGAGGCTTCCCATAATTCCAAAATCTATAAAGCAAATTTTACCTTCACATATGAATATATTTCCAGGATGTGGATCACCGTGAAAAAAACCATCTTCTAGCACTTGTTTTAGATAAGACAGTGCTAATTTTTTACCTAAATCATCAAGATCATATGAGCCAATCAGAAGTTTTTCCATATCGTCTACTTTAAAACCATAAACTCGTTCCATAGTTAAAACCCTGGTACTACACAATTCTTCAACCACATAAGGCGTATATAAAAATACAACATCCTTGTTGAAAACTTTAAAATTATTTATATTTTTAGCTTCATTGTTAAAATCAAGTTCAAGCTGCGTGATTAAAAGGATTTCATGTAAGGCTTCTTCTGGATCGATAAGTGCTTCAGAAAATCTTGCCTTTGTAAGCTTTACTAGGCGAACAAGTATAGAGATATCCAGTTTCATCTTTTCTGCAATATCTGGTCTTTGTATTTTTACTACAACCTCTCTACCGTCTTTTAATATAGCTTTATGTACTTGAGAAATAGATGCTGAGGCTAGTGGTTTTTCATTAAACTTTTCAAAACACTCAGTTGTTGATATTGCAAATTCATCAAAAAATACTTTGTTTATGG
This DNA window, taken from Clostridium estertheticum, encodes the following:
- a CDS encoding methyl-accepting chemotaxis protein, encoding MDFKHWNFRKKHESNDILQKEKKISKLLKTIKSKSQQMRSSKLSKNAKDENKTIKSFKSGTAKKSLKSNNEKGISIRKKIPILMGTLIIISMVATSIFTYIKSSTIIFKQSEAEMMSVNKGAIETISVMIEKQQAQVQAISNAKQIMEIMRLKDKPDAISVGQYKNVVKENNDKFSTYISNNKDAERVFLVDVSGNILSDSNGETVGKSVADQAYHSISSSGGLVISETMKSEITGNAIMVFTSPVLSEDKYAQTLGYVAVAVSAESFSKYMKNVSVSNSKSSYAYLIDEKGKIIYDKNKDKIGKVVAIASIKDVVDRVTKGQKVAAGTSQYTFEGVKNFSSYGIIPVTNWTLVITGDINEIRQPVSQMTWGILIIAALIGIFSILIGIFASRIIVNPLTKVTLLVDKTSKLDLSEDKDIEDLIKTNDEIGTISRAIVNMRRTLKEVVLDLIETSENITSNANAVEDLTDILKVKAEESSFETENLSAGMEETAATAQEISASSGEMKNMVNTIVEKASEGINIAQSIVKKAMGITVSTTGSKKETDKVYNDVKKQLEVAIEGSRAVDEIHGLASSILHITSQTNLLALNAAIEAARAGDAGRGFAVVADEVRKLAEQSGATAANIQNVVKVVNTSVKNLSDSSTKMLGFVDDEISLNYEIIMDTGKEYIDDAENFNKFMKEFDETAQHLNSSINGITIAIDQVAGTVNEGSEGIFKISDKSIDIVNKMEEIKSTTSGNKISAEKLKDITSKFKI
- a CDS encoding phosphatidylserine decarboxylase codes for the protein MIKYYNRKENKYEIEKVAGEKYLNWSYSSPAGKGLIELFLKKKLFSKLYGYYCDTRFSCKKIDGFIEDFHIDMSIYQKMPEKYSSFNEFFIRALNPDARIIPSDDNVLISPCDGKLSAYSNIDLNNLVQIKGFTYSLKELMADNEVYNLYNGGTCLIFRLCPTDYHRFHFIDSGICGNTTKISGHYYSVNPIALKSVKKLFCQNKREWSIFHSDNFSDVIYMEVGATCVGSIIQNYIPDSKVTKGEEKGYFKFGGSTVILFLKKDVVKISKEILAQTQLGFETSVTLGEKIGLK
- a CDS encoding ABC1 kinase family protein, which encodes MRRKSVNRFREIIKVLGSYGFGYFVDSRFNKQNKRPENLRKAFEELGPTFIKIGQILSTRPDLLSPDYIAELSKLQDNVAPENIETINKVFFDEFAISTTECFEKFNEKPLASASISQVHKAILKDGREVVVKIQRPDIAEKMKLDISILVRLVKLTKARFSEALIDPEEALHEILLITQLELDFNNEAKNINNFKVFNKDVVFLYTPYVVEELCSTRVLTMERVYGFKVDDMEKLLIGSYDLDDLGKKLALSYLKQVLEDGFFHGDPHPGNIFICEGKICFIDFGIMGSLSNSIKATLNDMISAVAFNDINKMISALLSIGIKKGYVDRNKLYEDLDYLLVNYLSVSLNNIQISVMLSEIFDIAKQNNIRLPRDLTLLIRGLVILEGVIASIAPDIKIIDIAIPYVKSNNKFSLLANLDLNTLLIRSYAFIKDSFKLPSKIMELSDSLISGRAKLQLEHKNLGTPINEINKGINRLVFGLIISSMIIGSSTILNSNIGPKIYSISIIGITGFVTAAFMGFWLLISIIKSGKL